The proteins below come from a single Iocasia fonsfrigidae genomic window:
- a CDS encoding endonuclease Q family protein — translation MSVNEEKMQILKMIEEGKINSKEGLELLEAVDSKDEQQIITSGGSKAKWLRVRVKTEEDKTKVNVNIPISVVDIGFKIAKAYSPELNADELKDIDFEEIIKAIKNGAEGKIVDIKDEESNTTVEVFVE, via the coding sequence ATGAGTGTTAATGAAGAAAAAATGCAAATCTTAAAAATGATTGAAGAAGGAAAGATTAATTCAAAAGAGGGTTTGGAATTACTTGAGGCCGTTGATAGTAAGGATGAACAGCAGATTATTACTTCTGGGGGTTCTAAGGCAAAGTGGTTGAGGGTAAGGGTTAAGACTGAAGAGGATAAGACTAAAGTTAATGTTAACATACCAATATCCGTGGTAGATATTGGTTTTAAAATAGCCAAAGCCTATTCACCTGAACTAAATGCTGATGAGTTAAAAGATATTGATTTTGAAGAAATTATAAAGGCAATAAAAAATGGTGCTGAAGGGAAAATTGTTGATATTAAGGATGAAGAAAGCAATACAACAGTTGAAGTTTTTGTAGAGTAG
- a CDS encoding cold shock domain-containing protein, with protein MVYTGKVKWFNDQKGFGFIEREAGDDVFVHFSAIQTDGFKSLEEGQDVEFEVVDGERGPQAANVVAL; from the coding sequence ATGGTTTACACAGGAAAAGTAAAATGGTTTAATGATCAAAAAGGTTTTGGCTTTATTGAAAGAGAAGCTGGAGACGATGTTTTTGTGCATTTCTCTGCTATTCAGACAGATGGTTTTAAGAGTTTAGAAGAAGGTCAAGATGTAGAATTTGAAGTTGTTGATGGTGAACGTGGCCCACAGGCTGCAAATGTTGTTGCATTATAA
- the ltrA gene encoding group II intron reverse transcriptase/maturase, with the protein METKLARIAEVARNRPNERFTSLIHLINYELIVKCHHELAGNKAAGVDEVTKAEYGKNLPGNVKSLIARMKRWAYRPLPAKRVYIPKENGKKRPLGIPAYEDKLVQKALSKILNAIYEEDFLECSFGFRPGRNCHDALRILGRIVNRDDINYVVDTDIKGFFDNVDHGWMMKFIDHRIKDPNIQRLISRLLRAGVMEAGIKYDTPQGTPQGGVCSPIMANLYLHHVVDLWFNKTMRKELKGKAYMVRYADDIIFCLQYKEDVKYFYKAMKERISKFGLELSEEKTKIVNVSADDDNDTFDFLGFTHYMGKCKDGIKRLKRKTSNKRYHRSIMRCKSWLKYNRTLPVKELMRKLNRKLTGTYNYYAVSDNSKSIDSLYDEVQKLVYKWLNRRSQKKSFDWEKFEIFLEKYPIVKPRIKVNLYRLGAGASYVR; encoded by the coding sequence GTGGAAACGAAACTTGCAAGAATAGCTGAAGTAGCTAGAAATAGACCTAATGAAAGATTTACATCACTAATACATCTAATTAATTATGAATTGATAGTCAAATGTCATCATGAACTAGCTGGAAACAAAGCAGCTGGAGTAGATGAAGTAACAAAAGCGGAGTATGGAAAGAATCTTCCAGGGAATGTTAAGAGCTTAATAGCTAGAATGAAAAGATGGGCATATAGGCCATTACCTGCGAAAAGGGTATATATTCCAAAAGAAAATGGGAAGAAGAGACCGCTAGGGATTCCAGCATACGAAGACAAACTAGTTCAAAAGGCACTATCAAAGATTCTAAATGCGATATATGAAGAAGACTTTCTTGAATGTTCATTTGGTTTTCGTCCAGGAAGAAACTGTCATGATGCCTTGAGAATATTAGGAAGAATAGTTAACAGAGATGATATTAACTATGTAGTTGATACAGATATTAAAGGATTCTTTGATAATGTAGACCACGGGTGGATGATGAAATTCATTGACCATCGAATTAAAGATCCTAATATACAACGACTCATATCGAGACTTCTTCGGGCTGGAGTCATGGAGGCAGGAATAAAATATGACACTCCACAAGGAACACCGCAAGGTGGAGTCTGTTCTCCAATTATGGCGAATTTATATCTACATCATGTTGTTGACCTATGGTTTAATAAAACAATGCGTAAAGAGTTAAAGGGTAAAGCTTACATGGTGAGATACGCAGATGATATAATATTTTGCCTACAGTATAAAGAAGATGTAAAATACTTCTATAAAGCAATGAAAGAAAGAATATCCAAATTCGGTTTAGAGTTATCAGAAGAGAAAACTAAGATAGTAAATGTATCTGCTGATGATGACAATGACACATTTGATTTTCTTGGATTTACCCATTATATGGGTAAATGTAAGGATGGAATCAAACGACTAAAGAGAAAGACAAGTAATAAGCGATATCATCGTAGTATAATGAGATGTAAATCCTGGCTAAAATATAATAGAACTCTTCCAGTAAAAGAACTAATGAGGAAGTTAAACAGAAAACTAACAGGAACATACAACTATTATGCAGTATCAGATAACAGCAAAAGTATTGATAGCCTGTATGATGAGGTTCAAAAGCTAGTTTATAAATGGTTAAACAGACGCAGTCAAAAGAAAAGCTTTGACTGGGAGAAGTTCGAAATATTCTTGGAGAAATATCCTATTGTCAAGCCAAGAATAAAAGTAAATTTATATAGATTAGGTGCTGGTGCTAGTTATGTTAGGTGA
- a CDS encoding PadR family transcriptional regulator — MKNRILRKMFLAFMRVHILHHAKQEPFFGLWMIEELQSHGYKVSAGTLYPILHKMEQDGILEATEKTIESKVRKYYSLTKDGEEILNEAIEKAKELFNEIIE, encoded by the coding sequence GTGAAGAACAGAATATTACGAAAGATGTTTTTAGCCTTTATGAGGGTCCATATCCTACATCATGCCAAACAAGAACCCTTTTTTGGCCTCTGGATGATAGAAGAACTACAAAGCCATGGTTATAAAGTTAGTGCAGGAACCCTCTATCCCATTCTCCATAAAATGGAACAAGATGGAATACTGGAGGCCACTGAAAAAACTATTGAGAGTAAGGTCAGAAAATACTATTCACTGACCAAAGATGGTGAAGAAATTCTTAATGAAGCTATAGAAAAAGCCAAAGAACTGTTTAATGAAATTATTGAATAA
- a CDS encoding YmaF family protein yields MGNYRNYNNQHVHNYSGATSVNDNHLHNYSGTTSSAIEYGESHYHRYSGWTTTNDGHRHYYEGRTGPAIRTAGGHIHLMEGQTTWNDNHRHYYENDTGRAISQGGDRDWDRDRDWDRDRDWDRDRDWDRDRDWDRDRDWDRDRDWDRDRDWDRDRDWDRDRDWDRDRDWDRDRDWDRDRDWDRDRDWDRDRDCDRDRDWNQDRDWDQEKNLDQDRDRDQD; encoded by the coding sequence GTGGGAAATTATCGTAATTATAATAATCAACACGTTCACAATTATAGTGGTGCAACTTCAGTAAATGACAACCATTTGCATAATTATAGTGGAACAACAAGTAGTGCAATTGAATATGGTGAAAGCCATTATCATAGGTATAGTGGTTGGACTACCACAAATGATGGTCACCGCCATTATTATGAAGGAAGGACTGGGCCTGCAATCAGAACTGCAGGAGGCCATATTCATCTTATGGAAGGCCAAACCACCTGGAATGATAATCACCGTCATTATTATGAAAATGATACAGGAAGAGCAATTAGCCAGGGCGGAGATAGAGACTGGGACCGGGATAGAGACTGGGACCGAGATAGAGACTGGGACCGGGATAGAGACTGGGACCGGGATAGAGACTGGGATCGGGATAGAGACTGGGACCGGGATAGAGACTGGGACCGGGATAGAGACTGGGATCGGGATAGAGACTGGGACCGGGATAGAGACTGGGACCGGGATAGAGACTGGGATCGGGATAGAGACTGGGATCGGGATAGAGACTGGGATCGGGATAGAGACTGGGATCGGGATAGAGACTGTGATCGGGATAGAGACTGGAATCAGGATAGAGACTGGGACCAGGAGAAAAACCTGGATCAAGATAGAGACCGGGATCAAGATTAG
- the recJ gene encoding single-stranded-DNA-specific exonuclease RecJ translates to MKTAINYQKDIYIPEWLERELDGNQLLARILLQRGINTQEKVKRFLDPEHYQATVPAEFPGMEEAVDRILTAVKAKKKICIYGDYDVDGVTSTVILLDLLNKIKGQAVYHLPDRFKEGYGMNKAVLRRLAGEVDLIITCDCGISNQEEIALAKELGLEVIVTDHHQLPDKLPLADLILSAKLLAEDHQAFNIPGAGMAYFLAVAILNKLGIAEESKDFLDLLSMAIVADVVPLLEENRYLLQLGLPELVNTKRPGLIELFKVAGIADPQNMTEEDIAFRIAPRLNSAGRILKADLAVELLLADEEFLARKKAIELEAVNQRRKKLQDKVIEEALEMLGENRDRKSIVLYRPHWKQGVIGIAAGRLCEDYQVPVLLMCQKDDGQTVTGSARSIPSINIIQQLKECKRYLTKYGGHAGAAGFSLQRDNLTGFSKNISSLLAKELAEKETDRVIDIDGELSLDKVGKKDYYALRRLAPFGEQNPKPKFIAYDTELIHSRTTSGDRHLRLILAQNGVQHSAIWWWAGKKKLAKKVDLIYSLDINDFQGERILQLLVDDILTENRQVEKVVEKSNGLEFELLDYRNWQGKKLELPVFADAAYYYEGINKIKDKEIINRYQLTDKKSLVLLSCPPSLEIFRELIYANRPAKLVLAFSKADITGSTFLQQLTGLIKYIINKKGGQLDVYQIAVLTGQLESTIVAGLQYLEAKGYISLNSFNPRYYIVRNGEGKVKHENKMYLKNIKDLISETRSFIKYILSMDLSIIKNLIG, encoded by the coding sequence ATGAAAACAGCAATTAATTATCAAAAAGATATCTATATACCGGAATGGTTAGAGCGAGAGCTGGATGGTAATCAGCTGCTGGCCAGGATATTATTACAGAGAGGCATTAATACCCAAGAAAAAGTCAAACGTTTTCTGGATCCTGAACATTATCAGGCAACTGTTCCAGCTGAGTTTCCCGGGATGGAAGAGGCCGTGGATAGGATATTAACTGCAGTTAAAGCTAAGAAAAAGATTTGTATTTATGGTGATTATGATGTAGATGGTGTAACCTCAACGGTGATTCTGCTGGATTTGCTCAATAAAATAAAGGGGCAGGCTGTCTACCATCTACCTGATAGATTTAAAGAGGGTTATGGGATGAATAAAGCAGTGCTCAGGAGACTGGCCGGAGAAGTAGATTTAATCATTACCTGTGACTGTGGTATCTCCAATCAGGAAGAGATTGCTCTGGCTAAAGAACTGGGTCTGGAGGTAATCGTAACAGACCATCACCAGTTACCAGATAAACTTCCGCTGGCTGACCTTATTCTTTCAGCTAAACTACTGGCCGAGGATCATCAGGCCTTTAATATTCCTGGGGCCGGTATGGCTTATTTCCTGGCTGTTGCTATTTTGAACAAGCTGGGAATAGCAGAAGAAAGCAAGGATTTTCTGGATTTATTATCTATGGCCATTGTTGCTGATGTGGTCCCCTTACTGGAAGAAAACCGTTACCTTTTACAGCTAGGTTTACCAGAACTGGTTAATACGAAAAGACCTGGTCTAATTGAATTATTTAAAGTGGCCGGTATAGCTGATCCCCAAAATATGACTGAAGAAGATATTGCCTTCAGAATAGCACCTAGGCTTAATTCCGCTGGTCGAATATTAAAAGCAGATCTGGCAGTAGAATTATTGTTAGCAGATGAAGAATTTTTAGCCCGGAAAAAAGCTATAGAACTGGAAGCAGTTAATCAGCGCCGGAAAAAATTACAGGATAAAGTAATTGAGGAAGCCCTGGAGATGCTGGGAGAAAACCGAGACAGGAAGTCGATTGTTTTATACCGTCCTCACTGGAAGCAAGGTGTTATTGGTATTGCTGCTGGCAGGTTGTGTGAGGATTACCAGGTTCCAGTTTTATTAATGTGTCAGAAAGATGATGGTCAGACCGTGACTGGTTCTGCCCGTTCTATTCCCAGTATTAATATTATTCAGCAGTTAAAAGAATGCAAAAGATATCTGACTAAATATGGTGGCCATGCTGGAGCAGCTGGTTTCTCTCTGCAACGAGACAATCTGACCGGTTTTAGTAAGAATATAAGTAGTCTTTTAGCTAAAGAGTTAGCTGAAAAAGAAACAGATCGAGTGATTGATATTGATGGGGAATTATCTCTGGATAAAGTTGGCAAGAAGGATTATTATGCTTTAAGAAGACTGGCCCCCTTTGGGGAACAGAATCCAAAACCTAAATTTATCGCTTATGATACAGAACTTATTCATAGTAGGACTACTAGCGGTGATCGTCATCTGCGTTTGATTCTGGCTCAGAATGGAGTGCAACATTCTGCTATCTGGTGGTGGGCTGGCAAGAAGAAACTGGCTAAGAAAGTTGATCTAATCTATTCCCTGGACATCAATGATTTTCAGGGAGAAAGAATACTACAACTGCTTGTTGATGATATCTTGACTGAAAACAGACAAGTTGAAAAGGTAGTGGAAAAAAGTAATGGTCTGGAATTTGAGCTGCTTGATTACCGAAACTGGCAGGGCAAGAAATTGGAGCTACCTGTTTTTGCTGATGCTGCTTATTATTATGAGGGAATAAATAAGATAAAAGATAAGGAGATAATTAACCGTTATCAGCTGACTGATAAAAAGAGCCTGGTTTTATTAAGCTGTCCACCTTCACTGGAGATATTTAGGGAATTAATCTATGCCAATAGACCTGCAAAACTGGTGCTGGCTTTTTCAAAAGCTGATATTACTGGTAGTACTTTTTTGCAGCAGCTGACTGGCTTAATAAAGTATATAATAAATAAAAAAGGTGGACAGCTAGACGTCTATCAAATAGCCGTACTAACCGGTCAACTGGAGAGTACTATTGTGGCAGGTCTGCAGTACCTTGAGGCTAAAGGATATATTAGTTTAAATAGTTTTAATCCCAGATATTATATTGTTAGAAATGGGGAAGGCAAGGTAAAGCATGAAAATAAAATGTACCTGAAAAACATCAAAGATCTTATTTCAGAAACAAGGTCATTTATAAAATATATCCTTTCAATGGATCTATCAATTATAAAAAATTTGATTGGTTAA
- a CDS encoding DUF6063 family protein — translation MPVNQNQIEEGAAFFFKLLNEQIVPLSDPLAEKYRSDSELRSVVNSIAAEGGLRVFMTPQHVHLLSKARGSNFANSYTQMKEKYSGLKRKRYFYLANIIISIFLAEIDKESHVRIRWEEEGISYYRLADLVTATITAWQERKEDDSKFSQQWSLAVDQIAELWLTEFSEFKLSQVDDSVDVTRTKNNRLSFINTALKPLADQGLIIDNSDELKIIPKPVLYERIDHLYHDQRRYKDFKKLIEESRKKQEEKENAEIE, via the coding sequence ATGCCTGTTAATCAAAATCAAATAGAAGAAGGGGCGGCCTTTTTCTTTAAATTATTAAATGAACAGATTGTTCCGCTTTCAGATCCATTAGCTGAGAAATACCGCAGTGATAGTGAACTGCGTAGTGTAGTCAATAGTATTGCAGCTGAGGGAGGATTAAGGGTTTTTATGACACCACAGCATGTTCATCTACTAAGTAAGGCCCGGGGGTCGAATTTTGCTAATTCATATACCCAGATGAAGGAAAAGTATTCGGGTTTGAAGAGAAAGCGGTATTTCTATCTGGCCAATATTATAATCTCTATTTTTCTGGCAGAAATTGATAAAGAAAGCCATGTGCGTATACGTTGGGAAGAAGAGGGGATCAGTTATTACCGGCTGGCCGACTTGGTTACTGCTACCATAACAGCCTGGCAGGAACGGAAAGAGGATGATAGTAAATTTAGTCAGCAGTGGTCACTGGCTGTTGATCAGATTGCTGAATTATGGTTGACTGAATTCAGTGAGTTTAAGTTGAGCCAGGTTGACGACAGTGTTGATGTAACCAGGACGAAAAATAACCGCTTGAGTTTTATTAATACAGCCCTGAAGCCGCTGGCAGATCAGGGTTTGATTATCGATAATAGTGATGAGTTGAAGATTATTCCTAAACCTGTCTTATATGAAAGGATTGACCATCTATACCATGACCAGAGGCGCTATAAGGATTTTAAGAAATTAATTGAAGAAAGCAGAAAAAAGCAGGAGGAAAAAGAAAATGCCGAGATTGAGTAA
- a CDS encoding DUF2089 domain-containing protein, with translation MDYKVIGSCPVCNHELKVTEISCNKCRTIIRGEFELSKFCKLDKEQQYFIEVFIKNRGNIKEMEKELGISYPTVRNKLEEVRKSLGFVGQEKPAVNKKEILDKLSKGEISKDKALKLLTE, from the coding sequence ATGGATTATAAAGTTATTGGTAGTTGTCCAGTCTGTAACCATGAGCTTAAGGTTACAGAAATCAGTTGTAATAAATGTAGAACAATTATTAGAGGTGAGTTTGAACTATCTAAATTCTGTAAGTTAGATAAAGAACAGCAGTATTTTATTGAAGTATTTATTAAAAATAGGGGCAACATTAAAGAGATGGAAAAAGAACTTGGTATATCTTATCCAACTGTAAGAAACAAACTGGAAGAGGTAAGGAAATCACTGGGGTTTGTAGGACAGGAAAAACCAGCAGTAAACAAAAAAGAAATTTTAGATAAATTAAGTAAAGGCGAAATATCAAAAGATAAGGCTTTGAAACTTTTAACGGAATAA
- a CDS encoding coiled-coil domain-containing protein: MPRLSKIRICGSKYEGFNKRHENSIFDLSPGNKGDHSLFTLKNGNGKGVILQLIFQLMLPGISWGSNNGNKLEGMFYDRYNVFKPYTFHVGLEWDLDGLDNKKLLSGICVSARWQKDTEDSDGKVGLKYFLYTHKYTGESRFSLKNLPLYSKSAGGVLDYDKLEAFIDENKQQFIKYYKSSVQSLNSDYYQYLASHGIYRSEWEIMKMINRSEGGLEQYFSRSKDNQALFDKLIIPAVSESINSRSGENDKSLLSMFVDNIKIARNLPELISRTEDINQLLQMVIPLLTDAEHGMKLKKSRQMTRERGNNYLHALKTRQSFLKNELDRSRDEKNKTSDIILELEYEEANLKYAGKLRELNRLKTEKSEYEKGFQGLQEGLLELKERKKLLQLNQHYLVYQGYQKDLQHTKERIDYLKEAAGLSNLRDAISKTKENIVKSWPELKERLEESSQDIAVYQNHLKSEEKSLKQEEQNLKINIRERELKIARYEEKKAKLAEKQEKLSARFNPLQLSTPSYLQEQIAAELEKENSKINHLIEEKAKKGENIESLKNKIAELKIELAHREDRYQEIECLSKERKSEEENIRLNLVKLLNLDKFKDVYNKDWLVEKRISLNKLLAEKTSRRGDLNNRRYELELDLSLNDKDFWIANYDQKRLYRMISDLDIKVYYGSDFLLNLVDQGEELIEKFPLLSYGLVLMYEADWEQIKKNLPEEELFRNAVPIYINHQLEKNEIEDSFKLVSGREKRFIFSVENYQEWYNSLSSQQEEITETTAAIDKKIEHIRRIDYSAERLLQEKSSQELAVELSKSKDEIVELESQIEENQKKLLQLQEERDFFQEKIIAAEARKDRLENDYRGIKDFAKESAELEEAGQEINRIREKLTVLEDKLSQNSNKRDENRNLYLKIGSEKENWLKDLRRFLLELDEIVPDVGFEEKDLAIEQQNYPVLYDYRDSRVNYFYQNLLDLEKKEDDKSAEIKYLREKQDSLKNMLLKEEDELYTLDPEWQEYTYDFKSEEELKVSLEPVCKQIAKQKEEISLFDRKINILTGEIKNSKKQTEELYHEINESFNKTARSWFDVDLKQKELEIKDSLEDCQKYLVELEDMIEGYNEKINSLSNLINKLELYQLDADKGEINKKLEELIKDNPFELVEQWINDYQEVSGKLKELKQKTADDFYSFKRNINELIKNNILKIKIRERIIEDFRSDNYDFNYEMLSSFREYLYNELNRLDDNKAEAERARNQWAERSAMHVMRIITSLKEMINNMVFHNQRGYAFPLVRMRRSDFLPELEEEIIPELREYFVELIARFNTDGINIDRLSESQLIDYTGDAALFSRAVRGRYPVLQVYKMTEKNEFQYAKPQDYFYADWESVIQGKGDTPEASGGQSVRQEKSISYSRWESY; this comes from the coding sequence ATGCCGAGATTGAGTAAGATAAGGATCTGTGGTAGTAAATATGAAGGTTTTAATAAACGACATGAAAACTCAATATTTGATCTTAGTCCCGGCAACAAAGGGGATCACAGCCTTTTCACACTAAAGAATGGTAATGGTAAGGGTGTTATACTGCAATTGATATTTCAGCTGATGCTGCCGGGGATTTCCTGGGGAAGTAATAATGGTAATAAACTGGAAGGCATGTTTTATGACCGTTATAATGTCTTTAAACCATATACCTTTCATGTAGGCCTGGAATGGGACCTAGATGGCCTGGATAATAAAAAGCTTCTGAGTGGTATCTGTGTTTCAGCCCGTTGGCAGAAAGATACAGAGGATAGTGATGGTAAAGTAGGGTTAAAGTATTTTCTTTATACGCATAAATATACTGGGGAGAGTAGATTTAGTCTAAAAAATCTCCCTTTATATAGTAAATCGGCAGGTGGAGTCCTGGATTATGATAAATTAGAGGCTTTTATTGATGAGAATAAACAGCAATTTATAAAATACTATAAAAGCTCAGTACAGAGTTTAAATTCTGACTATTATCAATATCTGGCCAGCCACGGTATCTATCGTTCAGAATGGGAAATCATGAAAATGATTAACCGTTCAGAGGGAGGTCTGGAGCAATATTTTTCCCGGTCTAAAGATAATCAGGCCCTTTTTGATAAACTGATTATACCTGCAGTTAGTGAGAGTATTAATTCCCGGAGTGGGGAAAATGATAAATCCCTGCTTAGTATGTTTGTTGATAATATAAAGATTGCCAGGAATCTACCTGAACTCATCTCCCGGACAGAAGATATCAATCAACTCTTACAGATGGTCATACCACTACTAACTGATGCTGAACACGGTATGAAATTAAAGAAGTCCAGACAGATGACCAGGGAACGGGGAAATAATTATCTCCATGCTTTAAAGACCAGACAGTCTTTTCTTAAAAATGAACTGGACCGCAGCAGGGATGAAAAGAATAAAACCAGTGATATAATTCTGGAATTAGAATATGAAGAGGCTAATCTAAAATATGCTGGCAAATTGCGGGAGTTAAATAGATTGAAAACAGAAAAATCGGAGTATGAGAAAGGGTTTCAAGGATTACAGGAAGGTCTTTTGGAGCTAAAAGAAAGGAAAAAATTACTACAGTTAAACCAGCATTACCTGGTTTATCAGGGGTATCAGAAGGACTTACAGCATACTAAAGAGAGAATAGACTATCTGAAAGAGGCGGCTGGTTTATCTAATCTCCGGGATGCAATAAGCAAAACTAAAGAGAATATTGTCAAAAGCTGGCCGGAACTTAAAGAAAGACTGGAAGAAAGCAGTCAGGATATTGCTGTTTATCAAAATCACCTAAAATCTGAAGAAAAAAGCCTGAAACAGGAAGAACAGAATCTGAAAATTAATATCAGGGAACGGGAGTTAAAGATTGCCCGTTATGAAGAAAAGAAAGCTAAACTGGCCGAAAAACAGGAAAAACTCTCAGCCAGATTTAATCCCCTTCAGTTGAGTACACCCTCTTATCTCCAGGAACAAATAGCTGCTGAACTGGAGAAGGAAAACAGCAAAATTAATCACTTAATAGAAGAGAAAGCGAAAAAAGGTGAAAATATTGAATCTCTAAAAAATAAAATAGCTGAGCTGAAGATTGAACTGGCTCATAGAGAAGATAGATATCAGGAGATAGAGTGCCTGTCAAAAGAAAGAAAGAGTGAAGAAGAGAATATACGTCTAAATCTGGTTAAGCTCCTGAATCTAGATAAATTTAAAGATGTCTATAATAAAGACTGGCTTGTGGAGAAAAGAATTAGTTTAAATAAATTGTTGGCTGAGAAAACAAGCCGACGGGGGGATCTAAATAACCGGAGATATGAGTTAGAGTTGGATCTGTCGTTAAATGATAAAGACTTCTGGATAGCCAATTATGATCAGAAACGTCTCTATAGAATGATTTCAGACCTGGATATTAAGGTCTATTATGGGAGTGATTTCCTATTAAATCTAGTAGATCAAGGTGAAGAATTAATTGAAAAATTTCCACTGCTTTCCTATGGACTAGTCTTGATGTATGAGGCAGATTGGGAACAGATTAAGAAAAATCTACCTGAAGAAGAGTTATTCCGTAATGCTGTGCCGATTTATATTAATCACCAGCTGGAAAAGAATGAAATAGAAGATTCCTTTAAATTAGTATCCGGCCGGGAGAAGAGATTTATATTTTCAGTTGAAAATTATCAGGAATGGTATAATAGTCTGAGCAGCCAGCAGGAAGAGATTACTGAAACCACTGCAGCTATTGATAAGAAGATTGAGCATATTAGAAGGATAGATTATTCGGCAGAAAGGCTGCTGCAGGAAAAGTCTTCACAGGAATTGGCAGTTGAATTATCAAAATCAAAAGATGAGATAGTTGAGCTGGAGTCGCAAATTGAAGAGAACCAGAAAAAACTGCTTCAGTTACAGGAAGAAAGGGATTTTTTTCAGGAAAAAATAATAGCTGCAGAAGCCAGGAAAGATAGACTGGAAAATGATTATAGAGGGATAAAGGATTTTGCCAAAGAGAGCGCTGAACTGGAAGAGGCCGGACAAGAGATAAACAGGATTAGAGAAAAACTTACTGTCCTGGAAGATAAATTATCCCAGAATAGTAATAAGCGAGATGAGAATAGGAATCTTTACTTAAAAATAGGCAGTGAAAAAGAGAACTGGCTGAAGGATTTAAGGAGGTTTCTCCTTGAACTGGATGAAATAGTGCCAGATGTCGGTTTTGAAGAAAAGGATCTGGCTATAGAACAGCAGAATTACCCTGTTTTATATGATTACCGTGATTCCAGGGTCAACTATTTCTATCAAAATCTCCTTGACCTGGAAAAAAAAGAAGATGATAAGAGTGCTGAAATAAAGTATCTACGAGAAAAACAGGATTCTCTAAAAAACATGCTGCTAAAAGAGGAAGACGAATTATATACCCTTGATCCTGAGTGGCAGGAATATACTTATGATTTTAAGAGTGAAGAGGAATTAAAGGTAAGTTTAGAGCCTGTATGTAAGCAGATAGCTAAACAGAAGGAAGAAATTAGCCTTTTTGATAGGAAAATAAATATCCTGACTGGTGAGATTAAAAATAGTAAAAAACAGACAGAAGAACTTTATCATGAAATTAATGAAAGCTTCAATAAGACAGCCCGTTCCTGGTTTGATGTAGATCTCAAGCAGAAAGAGCTGGAGATTAAAGATTCTTTAGAGGATTGTCAAAAGTACCTTGTTGAACTGGAAGATATGATTGAGGGATATAATGAAAAGATTAACAGCCTGAGTAATCTGATCAATAAATTAGAATTATACCAGCTTGATGCTGATAAAGGTGAAATTAATAAGAAACTGGAAGAACTGATTAAAGATAACCCCTTTGAACTAGTTGAACAATGGATTAATGATTACCAGGAGGTCAGTGGGAAACTAAAAGAATTAAAGCAGAAAACAGCGGATGATTTTTATTCCTTTAAACGAAATATAAATGAATTGATAAAAAATAATATATTAAAGATCAAAATTAGAGAGAGGATTATTGAGGACTTCCGCAGCGATAATTATGACTTTAATTATGAAATGTTGAGTAGTTTCAGGGAATATCTTTATAATGAGCTTAACCGGCTTGATGATAATAAAGCGGAGGCTGAAAGGGCCAGAAATCAGTGGGCTGAAAGGTCAGCTATGCATGTCATGCGGATTATAACCTCTTTGAAGGAAATGATTAATAACATGGTTTTTCATAATCAGCGGGGTTATGCCTTTCCTCTGGTCAGAATGCGCAGAAGTGATTTTCTACCTGAACTGGAAGAAGAGATTATACCAGAACTTAGGGAGTACTTTGTTGAGTTAATTGCTAGATTCAATACTGACGGGATAAATATAGATAGATTAAGTGAATCTCAGTTGATAGACTATACGGGGGATGCTGCCCTTTTCTCCCGGGCTGTCCGTGGGCGTTATCCTGTTCTTCAGGTCTATAAGATGACAGAGAAAAATGAATTTCAATATGCTAAACCTCAGGATTACTTTTATGCTGACTGGGAGTCTGTTATCCAGGGTAAAGGTGATACACCTGAAGCCAGTGGAGGGCAGTCGGTGCGCCAAGAAAAGAGCATATCATATAGTAGGTGGGAATCCTACTGA